The Ananas comosus cultivar F153 linkage group 6, ASM154086v1, whole genome shotgun sequence genome segment ttattggaggtttctatttactttttatgttctaaactttaaattttatttgttttcagcttatattttaaatagtgataaagaattaatatctaaattagaaaatttcttaaaattttttaaacatattaaatatgttgaatttacatattggcccacattcaattttttaaaatttgtaatacaAAATTGATGTCTAAGATGAATTCACAATTTTGTTAAACATATAAAatacattcaatttttttttaaataagagaTACAATattaatgtctaaactatagaaatttaaaaatttcttaaacatattaagtatgttgaattaaaatatttttcaacattacaaattttttaaatagtaatacaaaatttctctaacttaaattttaattttttaattttaaatatttaataattaatatttaaatttaatgtatttagaaatagagttatttctaaaatttctataatttaaattagtgCCTAAATTTTAGAATCACTAAAATTTCTAAAGTAAAAGcgtaaattaatgcctaattaatGCCTGAATTAGGGTAATTAATTTAGGCACTAATTTTGtaatccttttacctgctaaatattaaaattacatctTTATCCCCTATTAATCAATGgttaagatttatttttttttaataataaagtaccgaatcatttctctaattttataggcttttttttttccaactaagCATTTAAAAGCTTGCGTGAGCCTACATGAATTTATTTGATCACACGACTAACGTGATAGTCCAAAACGAACATGGCGCCGTGCAGGCCCCAATCACCACCCTTCAAAGATAGGCAATTGGAAGCGTGGGAAGCTTATCAAATTTCTAGTCCCGTGGTAGGGCAGTGATCACATGAAGCATAAGTGGCTTTCACATGCATAGATAATGGCAAGTATTATATTGTTTGCATTGCTTACATGTAGGAAAGTTGAAGAATTCCCTGCCGCTAAGGAAGTAGAAACTTTTGTAGTGCGAGGACAGAAAAGAGAAATCCAGTGTTGAAAAACAGCAATGAGCCAGGGACTGCTTTAAATGGCGTGCATATTTTTTGTCTCCTTATTATGGGAAGTGGTTCTCACAACCTTTGATGGTGAGATCGCTGGCCTTTTTCTCTGAAAGGCCGTCTCTCAGAAGCCTCCTCATGATCTTTCCGGATGGCGATTTAGGGATCGATTGAATAAAGTGCAGCACTCGCACTCTCTTGTAGGAGGCCACATTAGAGGCCACAAACTTCATAATCTCCTGCTCAGTCTCCTTCGCTTCGGCTCTCATCACAACACACGCCGCTGGGACTTCCCCAGCTTCCTCATCAGGCAATCTGTGTGCCATCAGAcattagtgtgtgtgtgtacttTACGGAGGCATGCAAAAGCTAGTAAGAAGGAGCACATATTAATTAAAACACCTACAACCATCAAAAACTTTTATCTTATATAAACATTCAGATTCCAGTAGACTGGAGTGCGAAGCCATTGGTGAATGTCCCTCATCGAACTTCAGTGCACCTACCCAAATACAGCTGCATCTTCAACTGACGGATGGGAGAGAAGCAGCGCCTCTATCTCTGCCGGAGCTACCTGGACGGACAAGAAAGTAccaaaaattgaataaaagcATCAGATCCGTCGAACAAAATGGGTCGACCGTAGCATCAAACAGGACACTGCAACATCTTTATCTCTGAATTGCGGGATGATGTATGAAAATGGTGTCGATCGCATTGATTCAGAGTGCAATATTTGAGTCCTTACAAGCAATGCAGAGAAGAACCAACATGATTCAAATTAGAGCAATGAATAGATATGCATGCCCCTTACCTGGAAACCTTTGTACTTGATGAGCTCCTTGATCCGGTCTATGATGAACACGTCGCCGTCGTCATCTATGTATCCGATATCTCCGGTACGGAGCCAACCTTCATCGTCGATAGTTCGCTCGGtttcttctctatttttgtaATAACCTATGAAGATGATTTACTTACGCTTAACAGCCGTAGAAATTCATTACACTTTCGTTGCATGTTAATGCATAAAACATGAAGTACTGCATACCTTGCATGACGCATTGGCTTCGGACGCAGACTTCCCCCGGTGTGTTCTTGGGCAGAGATCGGCCGGTGTCGGGATCGACAAACTTGACTTCCAAGTTCGGCAGGATGAATCCGACCGAGTTCTTCTTTGCGTGGCGTCTGCTCGGATCGCCGTGGGTGAGGGTGATGCAACTGTGCTCTGTGAGTCCGTATGCCTCCTGGACTTGGACGTCCGGAAACCTGCGCTGGAAGGCGGCGAGGAGGTCGGGGGcgaggggggcggcggcggtcATGACGGAGCGGAGGGCGAGGGGGGCGGAGGGGTCGGGGAGGAGAGAAGGGGGGGCGTTGACCATGGCGAGCATGACGGCGGGGACGAGGGGGGCGAAGTGGACGCGGTGGCGGGCGAGGCCGGCCATGAAGGTGCATGGGTCGAAGCGGTCCATGACGACGACCTTGCCCCTGCTGCGGAGGGTGGAGCAGACGATGCCGGTGAGGCCGTAAATGTGGAAGAAGGGCATGAGGCCGAGGATGGTGACGCCGTCCACTCCCACGCCCACGGCTGCGTCGCGGGGGACGgcgaagagggaggaggagaggttgGCGACCAGGTTGCCGTGGCTCAGCATCACCCCCTTCGACGTCCCCGTCGTGCCCGACGAGTACGGCAGCGCACACAGGTCCCGCTGCGACACCACCGACGCCGACACTGCCGTCTCGGCCCCAGCGCGATCCGCGGCGTCCAGGAGCTCTGCCCACTGGATTGTCCCGGACGGGGCCGACTCCTGATCAGGAGCATCGtcctcgccctcaccctcgacctccccgccgcctcctcctcccctcccgaCCAAGATGATGGGCACCCCGAAATCCTTCACCtgtttgatttatttaattttgttcgGAAGGTTTTAAAGGTTTTCGTAGTATATAAAGGTCGAAATTAATGCATGGCTGTAACGAGAAAGTCTCTGTCATGCACGACCAAATTGTCTGAATACTTCGATAGatagaatgtaaaatttatgtTCAACTTTTGAATGTATaaataacattattttttttgttctttggggaATTAAGCTCCATGTGTACGTATAATCTGATAATTAAGCACGATCGAGCTCACCTTGTCGTGGATCAGTTTGTTGGTGACGATGAGCTTGGCATCCGAGTCCTCCACCTGCTTCCTGATCTCCGCCGGCAGTGCCAGCGGGTTTGCCCCGGAGAACACCCCGCCAGCGGCCATAATGCCCAGCGCGACTGCCGGATA includes the following:
- the LOC109711565 gene encoding 4-coumarate--CoA ligase-like 9 gives rise to the protein MGDAATNRKDQHIFRSRFPAVPVPEGVTLPEFVLEGAEGYADNVALVEAATGASYTYGEVARDTRRFAKALRSLGLRKGHVVVVVLPNVAVYPAVALGIMAAGGVFSGANPLALPAEIRKQVEDSDAKLIVTNKLIHDKVKDFGVPIILVGRGGGGGGEVEGEGEDDAPDQESAPSGTIQWAELLDAADRAGAETAVSASVVSQRDLCALPYSSGTTGTSKGVMLSHGNLVANLSSSLFAVPRDAAVGVGVDGVTILGLMPFFHIYGLTGIVCSTLRSRGKVVVMDRFDPCTFMAGLARHRVHFAPLVPAVMLAMVNAPPSLLPDPSAPLALRSVMTAAAPLAPDLLAAFQRRFPDVQVQEAYGLTEHSCITLTHGDPSRRHAKKNSVGFILPNLEVKFVDPDTGRSLPKNTPGEVCVRSQCVMQGYYKNREETERTIDDEGWLRTGDIGYIDDDGDVFIIDRIKELIKYKGFQVAPAEIEALLLSHPSVEDAAVFGLPDEEAGEVPAACVVMRAEAKETEQEIMKFVASNVASYKRVRVLHFIQSIPKSPSGKIMRRLLRDGLSEKKASDLTIKGCENHFP